The following coding sequences lie in one Haladaptatus sp. DJG-WS-42 genomic window:
- a CDS encoding cold shock domain-containing protein: protein MATGKVTFFHDRKGYGFIETDDYDDDVFFHMEDIGGPDLEEGQELEFDVVETDNGPRAQNVKRL from the coding sequence ATGGCTACAGGCAAAGTGACCTTCTTCCACGACCGGAAGGGGTACGGATTTATCGAGACCGACGATTACGACGACGATGTGTTCTTCCACATGGAAGACATCGGCGGCCCCGACTTAGAAGAGGGTCAGGAGCTTGAATTCGACGTGGTCGAGACGGACAACGGTCCTCGCGCACAGAACGTAAAGCGGTTGTAA
- a CDS encoding GNAT family N-acetyltransferase produces MEYAVLGWPPDGPTLRLDYRQFSYAGKFVMSNTGKAVAREGEEIVGAIAFNEDRTDETALWLRYVTVKGDRRGEGIGASLVSFVTETAHERGYDTVKIAVNNPFAYEAVWKAGFGYTGEQTGIAELVCAHPGNRSQTRYQAGLDEYRSREGLSDEEQAFLSRKATAQPPK; encoded by the coding sequence ATGGAGTACGCGGTTCTCGGCTGGCCGCCCGATGGCCCGACACTCAGACTCGATTATCGCCAGTTTTCGTATGCTGGAAAGTTCGTCATGTCGAACACCGGAAAGGCCGTTGCCCGCGAGGGTGAAGAGATTGTTGGCGCAATCGCGTTCAACGAAGACCGCACCGACGAAACGGCGCTGTGGCTTCGCTATGTGACCGTCAAAGGAGACCGCCGCGGTGAAGGAATCGGCGCGTCGCTCGTCTCGTTCGTGACCGAAACTGCCCACGAGCGAGGCTACGATACCGTGAAAATCGCCGTCAACAACCCGTTTGCCTACGAAGCCGTCTGGAAAGCCGGGTTTGGCTACACGGGTGAGCAAACCGGGATTGCAGAACTCGTGTGTGCACACCCCGGGAACCGCTCGCAGACGCGGTATCAAGCAGGACTCGACGAGTATCGAAGCCGCGAGGGGCTGTCGGATGAAGAGCAGGCGTTTCTGTCACGCAAAGCCACGGCTCAGCCGCCGAAATAA